A section of the Pan paniscus chromosome 11, NHGRI_mPanPan1-v2.0_pri, whole genome shotgun sequence genome encodes:
- the LOC100977747 gene encoding olfactory receptor 13C7-like: protein MGNSNQSFVTEFVLLGLSGYPELEAIYFVLVLCMYLVILLGNGVIIIVSVYDTHLHTPMYFFLSNLSFLDICYTSSSIPLFLSSFLTSKKTISFSGCGVQMFLSFAMGATECVLLSMMAFDRYVAICNPLRYPIIMSKASYMSMAAGSWIGGGTNSVLQTSLAMRLPFCGDNVINHFTCEILAVLKLACANISINIISMVVASMIFLVGPVLFIFVTYGFILSTILRIPSAEGRHKAFSTCSAHLTVVIIFYGTILFMYAKPKAKDSSGADKEQVTDKIISLFYGVVTPMLNPLIYSLRNKDVKAAVKSILCQKCFLEGI, encoded by the coding sequence atgGGAAACTCTAATCAGTCTTTCGTGACAGAGTTTGTCCTGCTGGGGCTTTCTGGCTACCCAGAGCTAGAGGCCATTTACTTTGTGCTGGTCCTATGTATGTATTTGGTGATCCTGTTGGGAAATGGAGTCATCATCATTGTGAGTGTTTATGACACCCACTTGCACACCCCCATGTACTTTTTCCTCAGTAACTTATCATTCTTGGACATCTGCTACACTAGTTCATCTATTCCACTATTTCTCAGCAGCTTCTTAACGTCAAAGAAAACTATTTCCTTCTCTGGGTGTGGAGTGCAAATGTTTCTCTCTTTTGCTATGGGAGCAACAGAGTGTGTCCTTCTAAGTATGATGGCGTTCGACCGCTATGTGGCCATCTGTAACCCTCTACGATACCCTATCATCATGAGCAAGGCTTCATACATGTCCATGGCTGCTGGGTCCTGGATTGGAGGGGGCACCAATTCTGTGTTGCAAACCTCCCTTGCAATGCGGCTTCCTTTCTGTGGAGATAACGTCATTAATCATTTTACTTGTGAAATCTTGGCTGTCTTAAAATTGGCCTGTGCTAATATCTCCATAAATATTATTAGCATGGTTGTTGCTAGTATGATTTTTCTTGTAGGGccagtactttttatttttgttacatatGGTTTTATTCTCTCCACCATCCTGAGAATTCCTTCTGCAGAAGGAAGGCACAAAGCCTTCTCCACCTGCTCTGCCCACCTAACAGTGGTGATTATATTCTACGGAACCATCCTTTTCATGTATGCAAAGCCCAAGGCTAAAGACTCTTCTGGTGCAGACAAAGAACAAGTCACAGACAAAATCATCTCCCTGTTCTATGGAGTGGTGACACCTATGCTTAATCCTCTCATCTATAGTTTGAGGAACAAAGACGTGAAGGCAGCTGTGAAGAGTATACTGTGTCAAAAATGCTTCTTGGAAGGAATTTAA